One segment of Halococcus salsus DNA contains the following:
- the lrp gene encoding HTH-type transcriptional regulator Lrp, with translation MTYENLDTELINALLGDGRASLRSLANQLDVSVTTVSNHLADLESEGVIRDYSPEIDYDALGYDVTAVIQLKVEGSSLPEVTDRLRDHHQMISVYEVTGDHDVVAVGKFKDTDDMNDQIKSLITEPDVKESNTSVVLNAVSEHEQFELDLEE, from the coding sequence ATGACGTACGAGAACCTCGACACCGAACTCATCAACGCACTGCTGGGCGACGGCCGCGCGAGCCTCCGGAGCCTCGCCAACCAGCTCGACGTCTCGGTCACGACCGTCTCGAACCACCTCGCGGACCTCGAATCCGAGGGCGTGATCCGGGACTACTCGCCCGAGATCGACTACGACGCGCTCGGCTACGACGTCACCGCCGTGATCCAGCTCAAGGTCGAGGGGAGTTCGCTCCCCGAGGTCACCGACCGCCTCCGCGACCACCACCAGATGATCTCGGTCTACGAGGTCACCGGCGACCACGACGTCGTCGCCGTCGGGAAGTTCAAGGACACCGACGACATGAACGACCAGATCAAGAGCCTCATCACCGAACCCGACGTCAAGGAGTCGAACACCAGCGTGGTCCTGAACGCCGTGAGCGAACACGAACAGTTCGAACTCGACCTCGAAGAGTAA
- the glnA gene encoding type I glutamate--ammonia ligase, whose translation MTNETSVPDGGLSTEAQHVLDQIDEQNVDFLRLQFTDILGTVKNVSIPASQAEKAFEEGIYFDGSSIEGFVRIQESDMRLKPDPSTFAVLPWRRTEESAAARLICDVMDTSTGEPFEGDPRGVLKRAVDRAEGMGYDVNFAPEPEFFLFEEDEDGRATTKTNDAGGYFDLAPKDLAQDVRRDIIFGLESMGFEIEASHHEVARGQHEINFTYDDAVSTADNVATFRSVVRAIAAEHELHATFMPKPIAGINGSGMHTHMSLFEDGENAFHDEDDEFNLSGTAKEFLAGVLEHAPAITAVSNPTVNSYKRLVPGYEAPVYVAWSDRNRSALIRKPAARTPAASRIEARFPDPSCNPYLAFAALIHAGLDGIDQGYEAPDPVRENIYDFDEAKREEYGIETLPTTLESAVEQLEADEVVMDALGEHVSETFLEAKKAEVTDYHVSVSEWEKERYLETF comes from the coding sequence ATGACAAACGAAACCTCTGTCCCCGACGGTGGCCTCTCGACGGAAGCCCAACACGTTCTCGACCAGATCGACGAGCAGAACGTGGACTTCCTCCGGCTCCAGTTCACCGACATCCTCGGCACGGTGAAGAACGTCTCCATCCCCGCTTCGCAGGCCGAGAAGGCATTCGAGGAGGGGATCTATTTCGACGGCTCCAGTATTGAAGGGTTCGTCCGGATCCAGGAATCGGACATGCGTCTCAAACCCGACCCCTCGACGTTCGCGGTGCTGCCGTGGCGGCGCACCGAGGAGAGCGCGGCCGCGCGCCTCATCTGTGACGTGATGGACACCTCCACCGGCGAACCCTTCGAGGGCGACCCGCGCGGCGTCCTCAAGCGCGCGGTCGACCGCGCCGAGGGGATGGGCTACGACGTGAACTTCGCCCCCGAACCCGAGTTCTTCCTCTTCGAGGAGGACGAGGACGGGCGGGCGACGACGAAGACCAACGACGCGGGTGGCTACTTCGACCTCGCACCGAAGGACCTCGCCCAGGACGTCCGCCGGGACATCATCTTCGGGCTCGAGAGCATGGGTTTCGAGATCGAGGCCTCCCACCACGAGGTCGCCCGCGGCCAGCACGAGATCAACTTCACCTACGACGACGCGGTCTCGACGGCCGACAACGTCGCGACGTTCAGGTCGGTCGTCCGCGCCATTGCGGCCGAACACGAACTTCACGCGACGTTCATGCCCAAACCCATCGCGGGGATCAACGGCTCGGGGATGCACACCCACATGTCGCTGTTCGAGGACGGCGAGAACGCCTTCCACGACGAGGACGACGAGTTCAACCTGAGCGGCACGGCGAAGGAGTTCCTCGCGGGCGTCCTCGAACACGCGCCGGCCATCACGGCGGTCTCGAACCCGACCGTCAACAGCTACAAGCGGCTCGTACCGGGCTACGAGGCTCCCGTCTACGTCGCGTGGTCCGACCGCAACCGCTCCGCGCTCATCCGCAAGCCGGCCGCACGCACCCCGGCCGCCAGCCGCATCGAGGCCCGCTTCCCCGACCCCTCGTGCAACCCGTATCTCGCCTTCGCGGCGCTCATCCACGCCGGTCTCGACGGGATCGACCAGGGCTACGAGGCCCCCGACCCGGTTCGCGAGAACATCTACGACTTCGACGAGGCGAAACGCGAGGAGTACGGTATCGAGACCCTGCCGACCACGCTCGAATCCGCCGTCGAGCAGCTCGAAGCCGACGAGGTCGTCATGGACGCCCTCGGCGAGCACGTCTCCGAGACGTTCCTCGAAGCCAAGAAGGCCGAGGTCACCGACTACCACGTCTCGGTGAGCGAGTGGGAGAAGGAGCGCTACCTCGAAACGTTCTGA
- a CDS encoding phosphatase PAP2 family protein has protein sequence MRGVGITEALQRLPDVLAPVFALLTQLGDVWFVFLVLVLLYAAGERLPVLGAPRRRVAFVLGLVLGGIALTTALKAIFGFPRPPAPASVPGVRYVPGLLRGAYVEAATATGYGFPSGHALLSTVFWGGLASALTVGSRRARAAVAGCVVAVICLARLVLGVHYAVDVVVGVTIGLAYLGVVLGLAGGRTRAAFRVAAVPAVVCVLAGPVTFDDVLILGGALGALGAWEVLGSRVPSRLPSVAILGLAVGIAVLGGLFGVVYVLEPPLVVTGVAAAAVFGGLLSLPVLAERVTPSPR, from the coding sequence GCATCACCGAGGCCCTCCAGCGGCTGCCCGACGTTCTCGCGCCGGTGTTCGCGCTCCTCACCCAGCTCGGCGACGTCTGGTTCGTCTTCCTCGTGCTGGTACTGCTCTACGCGGCGGGCGAGCGCCTCCCAGTTCTCGGCGCGCCGCGGAGACGGGTCGCGTTCGTGCTCGGCCTCGTGCTCGGCGGGATCGCCCTCACGACCGCGCTGAAGGCGATCTTCGGTTTCCCCCGCCCGCCGGCCCCGGCCTCGGTTCCGGGGGTTCGCTACGTGCCGGGCCTCCTCCGGGGCGCGTACGTCGAGGCGGCGACCGCGACCGGCTACGGCTTCCCGAGCGGCCACGCCCTCCTCTCGACGGTCTTCTGGGGTGGGCTCGCGAGCGCGCTCACCGTCGGCAGCCGGCGGGCCCGCGCGGCGGTCGCCGGGTGCGTCGTGGCGGTGATCTGTCTCGCACGGCTCGTCCTCGGGGTTCACTACGCCGTCGACGTCGTCGTCGGAGTCACGATCGGGCTGGCCTATCTCGGGGTCGTGCTCGGGCTGGCGGGCGGCCGGACCCGAGCCGCCTTCCGGGTCGCCGCGGTCCCCGCCGTCGTCTGCGTGCTCGCCGGTCCGGTGACGTTCGACGACGTGTTGATCCTCGGGGGCGCGCTCGGCGCGCTCGGCGCGTGGGAAGTGCTTGGATCCCGGGTTCCGAGTCGGCTTCCATCCGTTGCGATCCTCGGGCTGGCGGTCGGGATCGCCGTTCTCGGCGGCCTCTTCGGTGTGGTCTACGTGCTCGAACCGCCGCTCGTCGTAACCGGGGTCGCGGCCGCCGCGGTCTTCGGCGGACTGCTCTCGCTGCCGGTGCTCGCCGAGCGCGTCACGCCGTCACCGAGATAA